From a single Candidatus Melainabacteria bacterium genomic region:
- a CDS encoding tetratricopeptide repeat protein, whose product MTAFEKILAFAAEDATSDCVLMSTSDLQFTTDVRDTIAQARALASQRNYLEAEQLCLEAAAVAEKLVGKASPTYALCLEDLGLIRIYQGKMRQADITLTEAHSILEAAFGATHADVERVSSRLQELCHS is encoded by the coding sequence ATGACTGCTTTCGAGAAAATTCTGGCTTTCGCCGCCGAAGACGCTACCTCTGATTGCGTTCTCATGTCAACATCCGACCTTCAGTTCACGACGGATGTTCGCGACACCATCGCTCAGGCTCGAGCGCTGGCAAGCCAGAGAAACTACCTCGAGGCCGAGCAACTCTGCCTCGAGGCGGCTGCTGTCGCCGAAAAACTGGTGGGCAAAGCTTCGCCGACCTATGCTCTCTGTCTGGAAGACCTGGGTTTGATCCGGATCTACCAGGGCAAAATGCGCCAGGCTGACATCACTTTGACGGAGGCACACAGTATTCTGGAAGCCGCTTTCGGAGCGACTCACGCCGACGTGGAGAGGGTCTCCAGTCGGCTGCAGGAACTCTGTCATTCCTGA
- a CDS encoding two pore domain potassium channel family protein, with translation MGWSMFTRPSIDTVRKAEPTVEFLLSCMSIMAMALVVGSQFVTGDWQVPILSVSWSNFQVGTRIVIWLSFVGSTVTYAILGGHPIRYIWLHLAELVVCVCWVPLSQLGKLDDFAALLSLTKVVPLDALQFTGTAAHAWKIVRFTAQRFSSHPVIVTGVATTVLVTSCSALLVYVEPQTFPTFQDACWYAITTITKTNLNDSAPHTMHGRWVGMIIMLGGWSIFAVFFGLVTEAVRAAALKSNQDKVKDLQKIVDEQESRLKMLLEK, from the coding sequence ATGGGCTGGAGTATGTTCACCAGACCATCAATCGACACTGTCAGAAAGGCGGAACCAACAGTTGAGTTCTTGCTCAGTTGCATGTCGATTATGGCAATGGCTCTCGTGGTGGGGAGCCAGTTCGTCACCGGAGATTGGCAGGTACCGATTCTTTCGGTTTCCTGGTCAAATTTCCAAGTCGGGACTCGCATTGTCATCTGGCTGTCCTTCGTCGGCAGCACGGTGACTTATGCGATTCTCGGCGGGCATCCAATCAGATACATCTGGCTCCATCTGGCGGAGCTTGTTGTATGCGTCTGTTGGGTGCCTCTGTCGCAGCTGGGTAAGCTGGATGACTTCGCAGCTTTGCTCAGTCTAACTAAGGTTGTGCCGCTGGATGCGCTTCAGTTCACCGGCACAGCTGCACACGCCTGGAAGATAGTCAGGTTCACGGCTCAGCGCTTCTCGTCTCATCCGGTCATCGTCACAGGTGTGGCGACGACCGTGCTGGTGACGTCGTGCAGTGCTCTGCTCGTCTATGTTGAACCGCAGACCTTCCCAACCTTCCAGGATGCCTGCTGGTACGCAATCACGACGATTACTAAAACTAATCTGAATGACAGCGCACCACATACGATGCACGGCCGCTGGGTTGGCATGATTATCATGCTCGGCGGCTGGAGTATCTTCGCAGTGTTCTTCGGTCTGGTCACGGAAGCGGTGCGAGCGGCTGCGCTCAAATCGAATCAGGACAAAGTCAAGGACCTGCAGAAGATTGTCGATGAGCAAGAATCGCGGCTGAAAATGCTGCTCGAAAAGTAA
- a CDS encoding SDR family NAD(P)-dependent oxidoreductase, with product MTKDLKGKVAVITGASRGIGLAIAEDLARQGVKIVALGKTVQESTGFWAGVSRRYRKAIKMLRHPLITFAMWGKTGGGKKLEGSIDETVARIEALGGEAMAFRCDVRDEKQVEQAVAAAVERFGRIDFLINNASALAPLPIDQITPKQVRLITEVNYFGTLWACKFALPHLVKSGGRILTMSPPLNLDPYWFRDHLPYTISKYNMSMITLGLAKTFKGLVGVNCLWPATAIDTAAIRMLEQMLDKPMVKGSRTTEIVAQAAVWILSQAVEYSGNFVTDEEVMHLAGVHDLEKFASVPGEELVPDYFLGTPSREVKPPFGYSYHEEQLGLGAKARSGQIAVVHCTMRKHDGSIIESSHRLGRTSEVEIGSAGVNGMRVGGKRVFTISPSPGLGIETPIFVEVELIEVKPGKPN from the coding sequence ATGACGAAAGATCTCAAAGGAAAAGTGGCGGTAATCACCGGCGCCAGCCGCGGCATTGGTCTTGCCATTGCCGAAGACCTGGCGCGTCAGGGCGTCAAAATCGTTGCGCTCGGCAAGACGGTGCAGGAGTCGACCGGCTTCTGGGCTGGCGTTAGCCGCCGTTATCGCAAGGCGATCAAGATGCTTCGCCATCCGCTCATCACCTTCGCCATGTGGGGCAAGACGGGCGGCGGCAAAAAGCTCGAAGGTTCGATCGACGAAACCGTTGCCAGAATCGAGGCTCTCGGCGGCGAAGCGATGGCTTTCCGCTGTGACGTCCGCGATGAGAAACAGGTGGAGCAAGCCGTCGCTGCTGCGGTCGAACGTTTCGGTCGCATTGACTTCTTGATCAACAACGCCAGCGCTCTTGCGCCGCTGCCGATTGATCAGATCACACCCAAGCAGGTGCGGCTGATCACCGAAGTCAATTACTTCGGCACACTGTGGGCGTGCAAGTTCGCGCTGCCGCATCTCGTCAAGTCAGGCGGGCGGATTCTGACCATGTCGCCGCCCCTCAACCTGGATCCCTACTGGTTCAGGGACCATCTGCCCTACACGATCTCGAAATACAACATGTCCATGATCACGCTCGGTCTGGCCAAGACGTTCAAGGGATTGGTCGGCGTCAACTGTCTATGGCCGGCAACTGCCATCGATACGGCGGCGATTCGCATGCTCGAGCAGATGCTCGATAAGCCGATGGTCAAGGGGTCGCGAACGACAGAAATCGTTGCTCAGGCGGCGGTGTGGATTCTGTCACAGGCAGTCGAGTATTCTGGCAACTTCGTCACCGACGAAGAGGTGATGCATCTTGCTGGCGTTCACGACCTCGAGAAGTTCGCCAGTGTGCCGGGCGAGGAACTCGTTCCCGACTACTTCCTGGGCACGCCGTCGCGCGAAGTTAAGCCACCGTTCGGCTACTCGTATCACGAGGAACAACTCGGGCTGGGCGCCAAAGCGCGTTCTGGTCAGATTGCCGTCGTGCACTGCACTATGCGGAAACACGATGGCAGTATTATCGAGAGCTCACACAGGTTGGGTCGCACCTCCGAAGTCGAGATCGGTAGCGCGGGCGTGAATGGCATGAGAGTCGGCGGAAAGCGGGTGTTTACAATTTCACCGTCACCTGGCCTTGGTATTGAGACACCGATATTTGTCGAGGTCGAACTGATCGAGGTCAAACCGGGCAAGCCCAACTGA
- a CDS encoding RidA family protein encodes MNRQQLAQKGILLNAPKRAVGLYAGTRIVEGLFSSRLLVSGHGPWSDPATAIKGKLGKDLSIIQGQDAARLVGIGILSTIDHEVGIERLIGIVKALGMVNSTPDFADQPAVIDGFSQLMLEVFGPENGIGTRSAVSMASLPFGIAVEIEAEFIIKPLWLWKIQNFFGWDS; translated from the coding sequence ATGAATAGGCAGCAGTTGGCACAAAAGGGCATTCTTTTGAATGCTCCGAAAAGGGCCGTCGGGCTCTATGCGGGAACCAGGATCGTCGAGGGACTGTTTTCCAGTCGGCTCTTAGTCTCCGGGCATGGACCCTGGAGCGATCCAGCCACAGCAATCAAAGGGAAGCTTGGCAAAGATCTGTCCATAATTCAGGGACAGGACGCAGCACGGCTCGTTGGAATCGGCATTCTGTCAACCATCGATCATGAAGTCGGAATCGAGCGGTTGATTGGCATAGTCAAGGCTCTGGGCATGGTAAATTCAACGCCTGATTTCGCAGATCAGCCGGCCGTCATCGATGGCTTTTCGCAGCTGATGCTCGAGGTCTTCGGTCCGGAAAACGGCATCGGCACTCGCAGCGCTGTCAGCATGGCATCGCTTCCCTTCGGCATCGCCGTGGAAATCGAAGCCGAATTCATCATCAAGCCGCTGTGGCTCTGGAAGATCCAGAACTTTTTCGGCTGGGATAGCTGA